A window of the Tiliqua scincoides isolate rTilSci1 chromosome 5, rTilSci1.hap2, whole genome shotgun sequence genome harbors these coding sequences:
- the LOC136653102 gene encoding olfactory receptor 5A1-like, which produces MDHAVYVSGNSDPFPGHLQGYHIPRMRCYSILAEDGLHQSERNTDVTGFVHKGFSIDPKNKSLLFAIGLLVYLLTLAGNLVIIILIRVDQRLKTPMYFLLGNLSFVEICYKSTAVPKMLWDLLSGDKSISFIGCALQMYFFVTLGGTECVLLSAMAYDRYATICHPLHYTRLMRQPIRGILLAVSWIIGNINSVVNTALIFSLDFCHSNEIDHFFCDIPPILQLSCSDVFLVKLMNFTISVGVIIVPFSLTLLSYTLIVSAVLKIHTAHGRIKAFSTCASHLTVVSIYCGTIIYTYIRPSSNHSLEEDRLVSVLYAIITPLLNPLIYSFGNKEVQGAFWRALGKNRL; this is translated from the coding sequence GCTGTTACAGTATCTTGGCTGAAGATGGACTCCATCAATCTGAAAGGAATACAGATGTCACAGGATTTGTCCACAAGGGATTCTCTATTGATCCAAAGAACAAGAGTCTTCTCTTTGCTATAGGCCTGTTAGTCTACCTGTTGACTTTGGCAGGGAATCTAGTCATCATTATATTGATCAGAGTTGACCAACGCCTCAaaactcccatgtacttcctctTGGGGAATCTCTCTTTTGTAGAGATCTGTTACAAATCTACCGCAGTTCCAAAGATGCTGTGGGACCTCTTATCAGGGGACAAATCCATCTCCTTCATAGGATGTGCTctccaaatgtatttctttgtcaCTTTGGGAGGCACAGAATGTGTACTTCTCTCagccatggcttatgaccgctatGCAACCATCTGTCACCCTCTGCACTATACCCGGCTCATGAGACAGCCCATTCGTGGCATTTTGCTGGCGGTTTCGTGGATTATTGGCAACATCAATTCTGTTGTCAACACAGCATTAATCTTTTCCCTAGATTTCTGCCactccaatgaaattgaccatttcttctgtgacattcctCCTATTCTGCAACTTTCTTGCTCTGATGTATTTCTTGTCAAGTTGATGAACTTCACTATCTCTGTGGGGGTCATTattgtgcctttctccctgactcTACTTTCCTACACCCTCATTGTCTCTGCAGTGCTCAAAATCCACACGGCCCATGGTAGGATCAAGGCATTCTCTACctgtgcttcccacctcactgtggtgagcatctACTGTGGCACCATCATTTACACCTATATACGTCCCTCCTCAAACCATTCCTTGGAAGAGGATCGCCTGGTTTCTGTGTTGTATGCCATCATtactcccctgctaaaccccttgatctacagctttgggaacaaggaagtgcagggggcctTTTGGAGAGCGCTTGGGAAAAACAGGTTATAA